The Rhizobium favelukesii DNA segment CAGACGATTGCCCTGATCCAGCGCGAAATAAAGCGTCGTCAAAGCCACGCCAAAGATGGCCATTCCGCCCCAATCGGCGCGCTTGAGCAGCTCCCGATCGACCCCCGTCGGTTTGCCGCCGCACCAGAAGAGAACGCCGATTACCGGCGCAACGATGGCGCCCTGCCAGTACAGCCATTGCCACCCTATCGTCTGGGTGTAGCTCCCGGCGGTGTACAGACCGAGATTCTGCGCGAACGGGATTCTCAAGACGTAGAAGGCAAGCGCGAAGATCCAGTATTTCCGGTCGAGGTTGCGAAAGGCCGTCATAAGCGTTGCTCCGACGAATAGACCCAGCAACACCGCTCTGACCGCGTGCAGCGCAACCAAGGATTCGAAGTTGCTAAAGAATGGAATGAGGATGGATATCGCCGAATAGAGGATAGTCGGCCCGATCATCACTCTCTTCACGCCAAAGACGGCGATCAACCAACCGACGCATGGAGCAGCAAGAATCTGTGGCGCCGTGGCGAAGGTGCTCAACCACGCGCCCTCGTCGAAGCTCAAGCCGAAGGCTCCGCGCAGATCCGCCAGCCCAATGCTAGCGGTGCGGACGTCAAAGGCGGTCAATATGGAGGCCATGACTACGGCGACTGCGACGAACCCCTGACGGGGACGGTCGCTCGGATGAACCATCTTAGGCATGATGCTCGGCCTTTGTGGTGATATGGGTTATGACCGACATGCCAGGGCGCAAACGATCAAAGTTCGGTTGGTTGGGTTCGAGTTCGATGCGCACCGTCAAACGTTGAGCGACCTTGGTGAAGTTTCCGCTCGCATTGTCAGGTGGCAGCAGCGCGAACGTCGACCCGCTCGCGGGCGAGATATTGGCAACCGTCCCATGAAGGCTCTCTCCAGGCAGCAGATCGACGGAAATGTCGACCGGTTGTCCTTCGCGAACCGAGGCCAACTGGTTTTCCTTGTAGTTCGCCAGGATGTACACCCGAGGAAGCGGGACGATCGAGATCAGGCTCGTGCCTGCGCTGACGTAGTTCCCAAGCTGTACGTTCCGTTTGGCAACGACGCCGTCGACTGGCGCGCGTACATTTGCGTAACTCAGCTCAAGTTCGCGCGCGGCTACGTCTGCGGCGGCCGTGTCGACATTTGCCTTCAGGACATCCCGCTGCTTGGAGAGCACGTCGAGTTTCACGCGCTGAGCAACGACCGTCGCTTCCGTCATCTTTGAATTGGCCAGTGCCCGCTCGTGAGCCGCCGTGGCCTTTTCAAGGGTTTGGATCGAGCTCGCTCTACCGTCGAGACCAAGTCTGGTCTGGCGCTCCAACTCCTTGCTTGCCTGGATCTCGTCGGCGGCGGAAGCCAGCTGCTGAGCGGCCGCCACATCGATCTGGGTAAGTTGGAACGTGCGCTGGCTGTCGTTGTCCTCCAGTTGAGCCCGAGCAGCCTCGATCTTCGCTTTTGCGGCTCGAAGCGCAACTTCGTATGGCTTGCGATCGATCGAGAACAGCAGGTCACCTGCCTTGACGTGGGCGTAATCGTGAACCGAGACCAGGTCGATGGTACCGCTTACGCGGGCACTGATGGAGGAAACGTCCGCATACACCGCGGCATCGTCCGTCGACTGGACCGTTCGGCTGGCGACCCACGAATTCCAGTTCGCCCCGGCTCCAACCACCGCTGCAAGCGCGACGGCAATTGCAGACACCGGCGCTATGAATGACGCCGCTGACGCCCTATTTGGCAAAACCGCGGGGGAGGGAGCAGGCGCGGCCACGTTTTCCTTGGCGCCCGGCACCAAAGCCGTAACGTTGGTTCCAGATTGTTCGTTTACTTGGTTCTTGTTTCGCAACCAGGCCATTTTCTTCATCCGTTTCATAGGACCCGAGGTCCGCTGTTCAACGAATCGTCCACGGGCTGCTTCGCTCACATGGCGGGCTGCGCAGGCTTTCAGGATTACGCAGCAGATGCGGCTCGCCAGTTCGTTGCTTCGTGATTTGGACAGAGCGAAGCCGTCCGACCCGCCTCCGCATCTTTCCGCCAGGAGGATCAGCTCACCGATCACCCGGTGGCCTCAAAGTGGCGGGAGTGGAAATCCCACAAAACCGTCTCAACCGGTCCATCAAGGTTGTTGCAGCTCATATAAACGATACGTATCGTTCTATCAAGAGGTGTTTGTAAAAAAACGGAGTTGTCCAGGTCCTCAGCATCCCGCGACCTGGGAGTTGGCAAGCAGATGAAATCAGCATCGGAGGGGCGAAGGCACCCCACCGAAAGTATCGGCGACACCATCGTATAATGGATCGAAAGCGGCTTCAGTTGTTCTGTATTCCAAGAACGCGGTCTGGATGGAGGCGGAATGGCTGTTGAAAGCTGGCCCGTCGACCCAAGGATCGTGACTATCCTTTCGCAACGACGTCTCCATATCCATTGAGGCGTCGCGAAGAGCTTCGGAGAGCGTGTGATGGTTCGTCTACTTTCGGTCAATGTTGGCCTGCCGCGCGACGTCGAATGGCAGGGCAGGACCGTGAACACCGCCATTTGGAAAAGTCCGGTGGATGGTCCCCGCATGGTTCGTCGACTGAACATAGACGGCGACGGGCAGGCGGACCTCGCTGGACATGGCGGCGAGCACCGCGCGGTGTTCGTCTACCAGATTGATTCCTACCGGTATTGGGAAAGCCACCTCGGCCGGAGCGACTTCGTTTGTGGGCAGTTCGGGGAAAATTTTACCGTGGACGGCTTGCCGGACGCGGAGGTCTGCATCGGAGACCGTTATCGCATCGGCGGCGCCCTCTTCGAGGTGACCCAACCCCGCGTCACCTGCTACCGGCTGGGGATAAGGATGGGCGTCCCTGAGATGGCGGCGCTGCTGGTCGCACACGGAAGACCAGGCTTCTATCTCCGCGTGTTGGAGGAAGGAGCGGTCCAGGCGGGCGATGACGTCATACAGACGGCGTCCGGGAAGGAGGGCATGACCGTGTCCGAAATCAATGCCCTGCTTTACAAGCCAGGCCATCCCCGTGATCGACTGAAGCGTGCACTCGCGATCCCGGCGTTGAGCGCAGGCTGGCGCAGCTCATTCGAAGCGCTGTTATTGCAATCGGGTGAGGATGGGCCGTCGACGGGAAATGCCGGATTGACCGGGCTGTCCCGCCCCGGTCCGGCGTGGCATGGCTTTCGTCCGTTTCGCGTGTTGCGCAAGGCGCCCGAGAGCGATCGCGTCATGTCTCTTGAACTCGAACCGACGGATGGAAAGCCGCTTGCCGATTTCTTGCCGGGGCAGTTTGTCGTGCTGGAGCTGAAGCCGCCGTCTGCCGCACGTCTTCTGCGCAGCTATTCGCTATCGGGTGAGCCCAAGGCCAGACACTACCGAGTAAGCATCAAGCGCGAGCTTCATGGCGCGGCCAGCAGTTACGTCAGCGAAGAACTGAACGTTGGCGACATCGTGCAGGCAAGTGCCCCGCGCGGCAGCTTCACATTATTGCCGGGTGAAACGCCCGTTGTCATGCTAAGCGCCGGGATCGGAGTGACGCCGGTACTCTCCATGCTTCATGCCTTGGCGGACGAACAGTCGAAGAGAAAAACCTGGTGGCTTTACGGAGCCCGTAACAGTCGGGAACATCCGTTCGCAGAAGAGGTGCGAGGGCTTCTTAGATCGCTGCCGAATGCTCGAAGCCAGATATGTTACAGCTCACCCGATGCATCCGATCGGCCAGGTATCGATTTCGACGCCCACTGCCGTTTGGATGTGGCAACGCTGGAGAAGCTGGACTTTCCACGCGACGGCGACTTCTATCTCTGCGGACCGTCAAAATTCATGAGCGGTCTCACCGCCGGCCTTGTGAGGCTGGGGGTCGAGCCGAGCCGCATCCATACCGAAATGTTCGGTGCGGGTTCGTCCATCACGCCGGGCATTGCAGCTTCGCCGCGCCGACCGCCGCATGCACCGGAGGGCACGGCGGGCTCGGGGGTGTTGGTTTCGTTTGCCCGCAGCGGCCTCAATGTCCGATGGAACTTGAAGTACCACAGCCTGCTTGAACTGGCGGAGGCATGTGACGTGCCGGCGCGGTGGTCGTGTCGGACCGGCGTCTGTCACACCTGTGAAACCGGAATTGTTTCCGGATCAGTCTCCTATGAGCCAAGCCCAATCGATGCCGCAGCAGATGGCAACGTGCTGCTCTGCTGCTCGCAGCCCACAGGTGACATCGTGATCGATTTGTAGCGGCCTGCGACGGCCATCAGAGCGCAAGAAACGGAGGACTTCAAATGAGATCGGACATCGTACCAGGGGCCGTCTTTCCAGATTACGAGCTGAGCGATCATGCCGGCAAACGTCGAAAGCTCTCCGACCTTCAGGGATGGCAGCCAATGGTGCTGGTCCTTAGCCGCGGCAGTTTCTGTCCAAAGGACCGTCGCCAGGCCGAAGGTCTGCTGCAACTCCATCGGGAAATGGAAGTGGCGTATTGCAGATTGGTCACGATCAGCACCGACACCATCGCTGAGACGCACGAGTTTCGCAGCGGTGTTGGGGCGCATTGGCCATTTCTGTCCGATCCGAGGCGCACGGTACAGAAGGACCTGGACATCGCGGAGTATACCGATCCGGTACACAATCCCATGATCCCCCATGTCATCGTCCTGGAACCGCGACTCGTCGTCTACAAGATCTACAACGGGTACTGGTTCTTCGGTCGGCCAACTGTGGAAGATCTCCGGCAGGATCTGCGTGCCGTCTGCAAGAAATGCATGCCGGACTGGGACATTACGCAGCCAGAGCTGCGGTCTGCGTGGCAACAGGGACACAAGGAGCTCTTCTTCCCATACGGCAAAACCTTCTCAGAAACGCTCGGAGAGGAGATCTGATATGGGCGCAGCGGCAGGCTGGGCTGGAGATTGGACATCGACTTCCAGGGCGACGACTATCGTGTGATCCAGTTCACGCCGCCGGGACCCGAGTTCTCCGTGACGTTCGGGAATAACGTCACGGTGGCCAGACCTGGATCGACCTAGCGCCTGCATCTTGTGTCGGATACCGAAGCGCGCACGTGTTCCGACCTGATCCACCACTAAGCCGGGACGCCGGTAGTCCCTTCTGTTGGCCCCTAGCGGCAGCGGACATTCTTGCTTGAAGGCACATTTCGTGCGGCGTAACCTTACCGAATGCCGGACGATGACGACCAAATCTTGGTTTCTGCCGGACCCGAGAGGAAGCTGGCAGTGATACTTGCGGCTGATGTCGCAGGTTACAGTCGCTTGATGGAGCGGGACGAGGAGGGAACTCACGCGCGGTTGCAACTGGTCTTGCGGGACGTCGTTCGGCCAGCGGTGGGAATACACAAAGGACGCATAGTCAAGACAGCAGGCGACGGGCTCCTGGCGGAATTTGCCAGCGCCATCGAAGCGGTTCGTTGCGCCGTCGATTTCCAGCAGGCGATAGCGGATCGGAACGAAGGTGTCGCCGATGATTTACGACCGGCTTTTCGCGCTGGCATCAATCTCGGTGACATCCTGACTGACTATGAGGACGTGTTCGGGGACTGCGTCAATATTGCGGCACGACTGGAGGCCATGGCCGAACCGGGAAGCGTCCTCATCAGCCATACGGTCCATGAGCATGTCGACCAAGGCAGGGTTGCCAAAATGAGCGACAAGCCTACAGCGCGAACAGGCACGCTGCCCTGCGCTGCCCGTTGAGAAATAGCTTGCTTCAGGGGTACGGCGTCATATGCCGAACGTCGCTAACGAGGTCAGCCTAGACCGAGCGCCAACTTCACGGCCTGGTGCAGCGCATCGTCGCTGAAGGGCTTGAACAAGCAGTCAACCGCGCCTTGCTGCATAAGTCGGACGCGTGCCGCTTCGTCTTCGACCCCCGTGATAAACACGATGGGAATGGACTTGCCGCTCGCCGCCAATTCGTGCTGGAGCTCGGGGCCGGTCATGCCCGGCATCGCGATGTCGAGAACGAGGCATCGGGTATCCCGCAGCCGCGTAGAACGAAGAAACATCTCCGCGGACGCGAACGCATCCACGTCGTAGCC contains these protein-coding regions:
- a CDS encoding HlyD family secretion protein, producing MAWLRNKNQVNEQSGTNVTALVPGAKENVAAPAPSPAVLPNRASAASFIAPVSAIAVALAAVVGAGANWNSWVASRTVQSTDDAAVYADVSSISARVSGTIDLVSVHDYAHVKAGDLLFSIDRKPYEVALRAAKAKIEAARAQLEDNDSQRTFQLTQIDVAAAQQLASAADEIQASKELERQTRLGLDGRASSIQTLEKATAAHERALANSKMTEATVVAQRVKLDVLSKQRDVLKANVDTAAADVAARELELSYANVRAPVDGVVAKRNVQLGNYVSAGTSLISIVPLPRVYILANYKENQLASVREGQPVDISVDLLPGESLHGTVANISPASGSTFALLPPDNASGNFTKVAQRLTVRIELEPNQPNFDRLRPGMSVITHITTKAEHHA
- a CDS encoding MOSC and FAD-binding oxidoreductase domain-containing protein, which encodes MVRLLSVNVGLPRDVEWQGRTVNTAIWKSPVDGPRMVRRLNIDGDGQADLAGHGGEHRAVFVYQIDSYRYWESHLGRSDFVCGQFGENFTVDGLPDAEVCIGDRYRIGGALFEVTQPRVTCYRLGIRMGVPEMAALLVAHGRPGFYLRVLEEGAVQAGDDVIQTASGKEGMTVSEINALLYKPGHPRDRLKRALAIPALSAGWRSSFEALLLQSGEDGPSTGNAGLTGLSRPGPAWHGFRPFRVLRKAPESDRVMSLELEPTDGKPLADFLPGQFVVLELKPPSAARLLRSYSLSGEPKARHYRVSIKRELHGAASSYVSEELNVGDIVQASAPRGSFTLLPGETPVVMLSAGIGVTPVLSMLHALADEQSKRKTWWLYGARNSREHPFAEEVRGLLRSLPNARSQICYSSPDASDRPGIDFDAHCRLDVATLEKLDFPRDGDFYLCGPSKFMSGLTAGLVRLGVEPSRIHTEMFGAGSSITPGIAASPRRPPHAPEGTAGSGVLVSFARSGLNVRWNLKYHSLLELAEACDVPARWSCRTGVCHTCETGIVSGSVSYEPSPIDAAADGNVLLCCSQPTGDIVIDL
- a CDS encoding peroxiredoxin family protein, giving the protein MRSDIVPGAVFPDYELSDHAGKRRKLSDLQGWQPMVLVLSRGSFCPKDRRQAEGLLQLHREMEVAYCRLVTISTDTIAETHEFRSGVGAHWPFLSDPRRTVQKDLDIAEYTDPVHNPMIPHVIVLEPRLVVYKIYNGYWFFGRPTVEDLRQDLRAVCKKCMPDWDITQPELRSAWQQGHKELFFPYGKTFSETLGEEI
- a CDS encoding adenylate/guanylate cyclase domain-containing protein, translated to MILAADVAGYSRLMERDEEGTHARLQLVLRDVVRPAVGIHKGRIVKTAGDGLLAEFASAIEAVRCAVDFQQAIADRNEGVADDLRPAFRAGINLGDILTDYEDVFGDCVNIAARLEAMAEPGSVLISHTVHEHVDQGRVAKMSDKPTARTGTLPCAAR
- a CDS encoding response regulator — protein: MADGRPLISVVDDDESVRESLPDLLKSFGYDVDAFASAEMFLRSTRLRDTRCLVLDIAMPGMTGPELQHELAASGKSIPIVFITGVEDEAARVRLMQQGAVDCLFKPFSDDALHQAVKLALGLG